The following proteins come from a genomic window of Cryptosporangium minutisporangium:
- a CDS encoding glycoside hydrolase family 3 protein: MSRTALRTVSCVLTGIVVGALAAPVAAPAKGLSRQPELSSRSAPILTIDGLRFRDLDRNGALTPYEDWRLAPESRADDLIKRMTLVQKAGLLVHGTLPATETGYDPAQLGTLIGARHVNTFITRLAIAPDALGTAHNAVQEVAENANLGIPAVISTDPRNGFSVTEGQTVAGVGTTAMPDAIGWAATGSPALTRQLADIVRQEYRAVGITEGLSPQADLATEPRWTRVNGTFGSDPRTARRHVQAYVSGLQHGSDGLGPASVATVTKHWVGYGAQDNGYDSHYYYGRYATFPGGNFGAHIVPFTGAFEAETAGIMPTYSILRNLVIRGQRVEQVGAGFNSFLLKNLLRGRYGFDGVIVSDWAITGDCPQACRDNRPPAFFVGPWGAGMPWGVENLTVIQRFAKAINAGVDQIGGSNEPRNVTQAVNAGLISTARVNEAARRVLIQKFQLGLFENPYVDPAAAARLSGNARFQDIGDRAQAASLTLLTNRKRVLPARSVRTVYLSGVSAQAAEAAGLTVTTDPARADLAIVRLADPRSGSGTLGLTFTGAEADYQAFRRAAAAGVPTVAVPKLDRPLVLTNVVDRAAAVLADYGVSDEVLLETVLGQRTPGGRLPFELPSSQAAADRQLEDVPDDSRAPLFRRGHGLRYR; encoded by the coding sequence CGATCCTGACGATCGACGGTCTGCGCTTCCGCGACCTCGACCGCAACGGGGCGCTGACGCCGTACGAGGACTGGCGCCTGGCGCCGGAGTCGCGCGCCGACGACCTGATCAAGCGGATGACGCTGGTGCAGAAGGCCGGGCTGCTGGTGCACGGCACGCTGCCGGCCACCGAGACCGGCTACGACCCGGCGCAGCTCGGGACGCTGATCGGCGCCCGGCACGTCAACACGTTCATCACCCGGCTCGCGATCGCGCCGGACGCGCTGGGCACCGCGCACAACGCGGTGCAGGAGGTCGCGGAGAACGCCAACCTCGGCATCCCCGCCGTCATCTCCACCGACCCGCGCAACGGTTTCTCGGTGACCGAGGGCCAGACCGTCGCCGGGGTCGGCACCACCGCGATGCCCGACGCGATCGGCTGGGCGGCCACCGGCAGCCCCGCGCTCACTCGTCAGCTGGCCGACATCGTCCGCCAGGAGTACCGCGCGGTCGGCATCACCGAAGGGCTGTCACCGCAGGCGGACCTCGCCACCGAGCCCCGCTGGACCCGGGTCAACGGCACGTTCGGCTCCGACCCCCGAACCGCCCGGCGCCACGTGCAGGCCTACGTCTCCGGACTGCAGCACGGCTCGGACGGGCTGGGGCCGGCCAGCGTCGCCACGGTCACGAAGCACTGGGTCGGCTACGGCGCCCAGGACAACGGCTACGACAGCCACTACTACTACGGACGCTACGCGACGTTCCCCGGTGGCAACTTCGGCGCGCACATCGTCCCGTTCACCGGCGCGTTCGAGGCCGAGACCGCAGGCATCATGCCCACCTACTCGATCCTGCGGAACCTGGTGATCCGCGGCCAGCGAGTCGAGCAGGTCGGCGCCGGCTTCAACAGCTTCCTGCTGAAGAACCTGCTGCGCGGGCGCTACGGCTTCGACGGCGTCATCGTCTCGGACTGGGCGATCACCGGCGACTGCCCGCAGGCGTGCCGGGACAACCGGCCCCCGGCGTTCTTCGTCGGGCCGTGGGGCGCCGGCATGCCGTGGGGCGTCGAGAACCTGACCGTGATCCAGCGCTTCGCGAAGGCGATCAACGCGGGCGTCGACCAGATCGGCGGCTCGAACGAGCCGCGGAACGTCACCCAGGCGGTCAACGCGGGCCTGATCAGCACGGCCCGGGTCAACGAGGCCGCGCGGCGGGTGCTGATCCAGAAGTTCCAGCTCGGTCTCTTCGAGAACCCGTACGTGGACCCGGCCGCCGCGGCCCGGCTCTCCGGGAACGCACGGTTCCAGGACATCGGCGACCGGGCGCAGGCGGCGTCGCTCACGCTGTTGACCAACCGGAAGCGGGTGCTCCCGGCCCGGTCGGTGCGCACCGTCTACCTCTCCGGCGTGAGCGCGCAGGCCGCGGAGGCCGCCGGGCTCACCGTGACCACCGATCCGGCGCGGGCCGATCTGGCGATCGTCCGGCTCGCCGATCCGCGCAGCGGCTCCGGCACGCTGGGGCTGACGTTCACCGGCGCCGAGGCCGACTACCAGGCCTTCCGCCGGGCGGCCGCGGCCGGGGTTCCGACCGTCGCGGTCCCGAAGCTCGACCGCCCGCTGGTGCTGACGAACGTCGTCGACCGCGCCGCCGCGGTGCTGGCCGACTACGGCGTCTCGGACGAGGTGCTGCTGGAGACCGTGCTCGGTCAGCGGACGCCCGGCGGCCGGCTGCCGTTCGAGCTGCCCTCCTCGCAGGCCGCCGCCGACCGGCAGCTCGAGGACGTTCCGGACGACTCCCGGGCACCGCTGTTCCGCCGGGGGCACGGACTCCGGTATCGGTAA